The Coffea arabica cultivar ET-39 chromosome 8e, Coffea Arabica ET-39 HiFi, whole genome shotgun sequence genome window below encodes:
- the LOC113704152 gene encoding uncharacterized protein isoform X2: MNRPKNPFKKWESVQLKTKIRFYLLTFDHRKIHVATAAQKGLGNMVCYPKNAFLEAYPMILRALGEPYLYSVESIQQWLQTITHISSSAFVKTEPAKSCRISNGQQWCYVLFCTNIEKQEIPDDMFESNRFQHGQTIVVQHGLARWNLEIRNRCFEGEWMTFCSDNYIAENDMIFLRNRGSFTYDIFTFGFDQRLVYTRWTLHLPMIPSKLSTSEGNLFSPLIRLFLSEKYTFSHALFSITGFANNQSDLKLITSSINRFFAHNLMALDTFYQIFSSEFKYSMIPRYVTSRLHESRTPSIVLTSGIKIYNIGVTQNRFHQNWNTFVIDHDLREGEILFFMPQSRTSLAVLIFGTNGLEIMYPWHHRFHI, from the exons ATGAATCGACCAAAAAATCCTTTCAAAAAATGGGAATCAGTTCAGCTGAAGACGAAAATACGATTTTACCTCTTAACATTTGATCACAGAAAGATTCATGTAGCCACTGCTGCACAGAAAGGCTTGGGAAACATGGTATGCTATCCAAAAAATGCCTTCCTTGAAGCTTATCCTATGATTCTTCGTGCGCTAGGTGAACCATATTTGTATTCGGTTGAATCGATTCAACAGTGGTTACAAACTATCACCCACATCTCTTCATCAGCATTTGTAAAAACAG AACCAGCTAAGAGCTGTAGAATTTCCAATGGACAGCAATGGTGTTATGTACTATTTTGCACAAACATTGAAAAACAG GAAATACCCGATGATATGTTTGAATCCAACCGTTTTCAACATGGACAGACTATAGTTGTTCAGCATGGCTTGGCTCGGTGGAACTTAGAAATCAGAAACCGTTGTTTTGAAGGAGAATGGATGACTTTTTGCTCAGATAACTATATTGCCGAGAATGATATGATATTTTTAAGAAATAGAGGGAGTTTTACATATGACATATTTACTTTTGGGTTTGATCAGAGGCTTGTTTACACCCGCTGGACATTACACCTTCCAATGATCCCTTCTAAATTATCCACTTCAGAAGGAAACTTATTCAGTCCCCTAATACGTCTTTTCCTTTCAGAAAAATATACATTCTCACATGCTCTTTTTTCTATTACAGGTTTTGCTAATAATCAATCAGATTTGAAATTAATCACATCATCAATCAATCGCTTTTTTGCACACAATTTAATGGCGTTAGATACCTTCTATCAAATTTTTTCCTCCGAGTTCAAGTACTCCATG ATTCCCCGCTATGTAACTTCCAGATTACATGAATCCAGAACACCATCTATAGTCTTGACAAGTGGAATCAAGATTTACAACATTGGAGTGACACAAAATAGATTTCATCAAAACTGGAACACTTTCGTTATTGATCATGACCTTCGAGAGGGAGAAATCCTTTTCTTCATGCCGCAGTCACGCACTTCACTAGCTGTTTTGATCTTCGGAACAAATGGACTCGAAATCATGTATCCGTGGCATCATCGGTTCCACATTTAG
- the LOC113704153 gene encoding uncharacterized protein isoform X2, whose translation MKENVVPNPEAGSQETSVALGADAAGNSCHVEKQSLDEKRNHASSEHLAVPEETPLTILVSHHPESLHQHGDRIANPAPETELNQNAYLGKDSPKKPDLSRDPSSHEQCRVCQQEKDDTLIDLGCHCRGGLAKAHESCINTWFSSRGSNRCEICQQVAGNVAVPESQASYWVWRVGPAHRGRSIGQGRERGCFGPLWVAFSILIGGLLLDVLISITLGVSALPVNIIIGVIVVLGLGTALRLAFEFCNEWSLRRVVHRVEANASMGYHPAL comes from the exons atgaaagaaaatgttGTTCCAAACCCAGAGGCAGGATCACAAGAAACTAGTGTGGCCCTAGGAGCTGACGCTGCCGGTAATTCATGTCATGTTGAAAAGCAGAGCTtggatgaaaaaagaaaccatGCCTCATCGGAGCATTTAGCCGTCCCAGAAGAAACCCCGCTTACCATTTTGGTTTCTCATCATCCTGAGTCGTTGCATCAGCACGGTGATCGGATTGCAAATCCAGCCCCTGAGACTGAGCTCAACCAGAACGCCTATCTGGGTAAGGACTCTCCTAAGAAGCCTGACTTATCCAGGGATCCTAGTTCTCATGAACAATGCAG AGTATGTCAGCAGGAGAAGGACGACACTTTGATAGACTTAGGATGCCACTGTCGAGGTGGACTTGCAAAAGCACATGAATCCTGCATAAACACCTGGTTTAGCAGTAGAGGATCAAACAGATGCGAGATTTGCCA GCAAGTAGCTGGAAATGTTGCAGTTCCAGAATCCCAG GCAAGTTATTGGGTATGGAGAGTAGGCCCTGCTCATAGAGGAAGAAGTATTGGACAAGGACGTGAAAGG GGTTGTTTTGGTCCTCTTTGGGTGGCTTTCTCAATTCTGATTGGCGGTCTTCTGTTGGATGTGCTTATATCAATCACCCTCGGTGTCTCAGCACTCCCTGTAAATATTATTATTG GAGTAATCGTTGTTTTGGGGCTAGGAACTGCTCTTCGGCTTGCATTCGAGTTCTGCAACGAATGGAGTTTAAGAAGAGTAGTGCACAGGGTGGAAGCAAATGCCAGTATGGGGTATCATCCTGCATTGTAG
- the LOC113704152 gene encoding uncharacterized protein isoform X3 — MNRPKNPFKKWESVQLKTKIRFYLLTFDHRKIHVATAAQKGLGNMVCYPKNAFLEAYPMILRALGEPYLYSVESIQQWLQTITHISSSAFVKTAKSCRISNGQQWCYVLFCTNIEKQEIPDDMFESNRFQHGQTIVVQHGLARWNLEIRNRCFEGEWMTFCSDNYIAENDMIFLRNRGSFTYDIFTFGFDQRLVYTRWTLHLPMIPSKLSTSEGNLFSPLIRLFLSEKYTFSHALFSITGFANNQSDLKLITSSINRFFAHNLMALDTFYQIFSSEFKYSMKIPRYVTSRLHESRTPSIVLTSGIKIYNIGVTQNRFHQNWNTFVIDHDLREGEILFFMPQSRTSLAVLIFGTNGLEIMYPWHHRFHI; from the exons ATGAATCGACCAAAAAATCCTTTCAAAAAATGGGAATCAGTTCAGCTGAAGACGAAAATACGATTTTACCTCTTAACATTTGATCACAGAAAGATTCATGTAGCCACTGCTGCACAGAAAGGCTTGGGAAACATGGTATGCTATCCAAAAAATGCCTTCCTTGAAGCTTATCCTATGATTCTTCGTGCGCTAGGTGAACCATATTTGTATTCGGTTGAATCGATTCAACAGTGGTTACAAACTATCACCCACATCTCTTCATCAGCATTTGTAAAAACAG CTAAGAGCTGTAGAATTTCCAATGGACAGCAATGGTGTTATGTACTATTTTGCACAAACATTGAAAAACAG GAAATACCCGATGATATGTTTGAATCCAACCGTTTTCAACATGGACAGACTATAGTTGTTCAGCATGGCTTGGCTCGGTGGAACTTAGAAATCAGAAACCGTTGTTTTGAAGGAGAATGGATGACTTTTTGCTCAGATAACTATATTGCCGAGAATGATATGATATTTTTAAGAAATAGAGGGAGTTTTACATATGACATATTTACTTTTGGGTTTGATCAGAGGCTTGTTTACACCCGCTGGACATTACACCTTCCAATGATCCCTTCTAAATTATCCACTTCAGAAGGAAACTTATTCAGTCCCCTAATACGTCTTTTCCTTTCAGAAAAATATACATTCTCACATGCTCTTTTTTCTATTACAGGTTTTGCTAATAATCAATCAGATTTGAAATTAATCACATCATCAATCAATCGCTTTTTTGCACACAATTTAATGGCGTTAGATACCTTCTATCAAATTTTTTCCTCCGAGTTCAAGTACTCCATG AAGATTCCCCGCTATGTAACTTCCAGATTACATGAATCCAGAACACCATCTATAGTCTTGACAAGTGGAATCAAGATTTACAACATTGGAGTGACACAAAATAGATTTCATCAAAACTGGAACACTTTCGTTATTGATCATGACCTTCGAGAGGGAGAAATCCTTTTCTTCATGCCGCAGTCACGCACTTCACTAGCTGTTTTGATCTTCGGAACAAATGGACTCGAAATCATGTATCCGTGGCATCATCGGTTCCACATTTAG
- the LOC113704150 gene encoding protein NTM1-like 9 isoform X1, with amino-acid sequence MGVVSTESLPLGFRFRPTDEELINHYLRLKINGRHDEVQVIPEVDVCKWEPWDLPQLSVIKTDDPEWFFFCPRDRKYPNGHRSNRATDAGYWKATGKDRTIKSHRSSPSSNSSTHLIGMKKTLVFHRGRAPKGERTNWIMHEYRATEPDLDGTASGQAAYVLCRLFHKPDEKADSSKYDEVEPSGSSPNTVKSSPDDASSDLFQERLILDMQVRKQPAGIERWLTDKSDDVTSNSLLHVESCTSDVEDHLIEAAITEVYPTTGGHPMCHESRDGLDCKVFSPLVSQNHTEIGCPDSPFADDFGCNQKGMHFQDGTSEQDVSLTELLDVLQNYDAYPCKESTSEKFLYVGSRSMLPDQLHEGPAGNCNPRDWGAFGKAGEDMVIEQTRTCPRSFQSQAPIRDADSRLSNDGASHDHYADPVSLGGDHQEGTGIKIHRRQASNRPGCENLAKQGTAARRFRLQVDSAPIPIHDGKYSRAKSFSNEEQDERSVTTEDDEYSESSCTSNEPEGGSSSSESGTSARKFKAGLALTNKEADEKDKVKWKKFLLRPPGDSSGTGSLTVYGVSMYLVMVLFILFVFLWKCPNFFALHI; translated from the exons ATGGGTGTTGTGTCGACGGAATCTTTACCGCTTGGGTTTAGATTTAGACCCACCGACGAGGAGCTCATCAACCATTACCTGAGGCTCAAAATCAACGGCCGCCATGACGAGGTTCAGGTCATCCCCGAAGTTGACGTCTGCAAGTGGGAGCCCTGGGATTTGCCTC AGCTTTCAGTCATAAAGACAGATGATCCAGAATGGTTCTTCTTTTGTCCACGCGATAGGAAGTATCCAAATGGGCATCGCTCCAACAGGGCCACTGATGCTGGTTACTGGAAAGCAACTGGCAAGGACCGTACCATTAAGTCTCACAGATCGTCTCCCTCTAGTAACTCCAGCACCCACTTAATTGGCATGAAGAAGACTCTTGTTTTTCACAGGGGTCGTGCTCCTAAGGGTGAGCGTACCAATTGGATCATGCATGAATATCGTGCCACTGAACCGGATCTTGACGGAACTGCCTCTGGCCAG GCTGCCTATGTCCTCTGTCGGTTATTTCATAAGCCTGATGAGAAGGCTGACAGTTCTAAATATGATGAAGTTGAACCAAGTGGTTCTTCCCCAAACACAGTCAAGTCATCACCCGATGATGCATCATCAGATCTGTTTCAAGAACGATTAATCCTTGATATGCAGGTTCGCAAGCAACCAGCAGGTATTGAGAGGTGGCTGACAGATAAATCAGATGATGTGACCTCTAATAGTCTTCTGCATGTTGAAAGCTGCACGTCAGATGTTGAAGATCACTTAATAGAAGCAGCCATTACAGAG GTATATCCAACTACTGGAGGACATCCAATGTGTCATGAATCCAGAGATGGTCTCGATTGCAAGGTCTTCTCCCCATTAGTGTCTCAGAATCACACAGAGATAGGATGTCCTGATTCACCTTTTGCTGATGACTTTGGCTGCAATCAGAAGGGGATGCACTTTCAGGATGGCACCTCGGAACAGGATGTTTCTCTGACAGAACTATTGGATGTCCTTCAGAATTATGATGCATATCCTTGTAAGGAGTCAACAAGTGAGAAGTTTCTATATGTTGGTAGCAGAAGCATGTTACCTGACCAGCTACATGAAGGGCCGGCTGGAAACTGCAATCCCAGGGATTGGGGTGCATTTGGGAAGGCAGGCGAAGATATGGTCATAGAACAG ACTCGAACATGTCCAAGATCCTTCCAGTCTCAAGCACCAATTCGTGATGCAGACTCCAGACTGAGTAACGATGGTGCATCTCATGATCATTATGCCG ATCCTGTCAGTCTTGGTGGCGATCATCAGGAAGGAACTGGAATCAAGATTCATAGACGTCAGGCAAGCAATCGACCAGGTTGTGAAAACCTGGCCAAACAAGGCACAGCAGCAAGGAGATTCCGCCTACAGGTGGATTCTGCTCCAATCCCTATTCATGATGGGAAATACAGCAGGGCCAAGAGCTTTAGCAATGAAGAACAAGACGAACGCTCGGTTACAACTGAG GATGACGAGTATTCCGAATCTTCATGCACATCTAATGAGCCAGAGGGGGGAAGCAGTAGCAGTGAGAGTGGAACAAGTGCGCGAAAATTCAAAGCTGGACTTGCGTTGACAAATAAAGAAGCTGATGAGAAAGACAAAGTGAAATGGAAGAAATTTCTTCTGAGGCCACCGGGTGATAGCAGCGGAACCGGTTCTTTGACAGTTTATGGCGTGAGCATGTATCTTGTGATGGTCCTGTTTATATTGTTTGTTTTCCTATGGAAATGCCCTAATTTCTTTGCATTGCACATCTGA
- the LOC113704153 gene encoding uncharacterized protein isoform X1 — translation MKENVVPNPEAGSQETSVALGADAAGNSCHVEKQSLDEKRNHASSEHLAVPEETPLTILVSHHPESLHQHGDRIANPAPETELNQNAYLGKDSPKKPDLSRDPSSHEQCRVCQQEKDDTLIDLGCHCRGGLAKAHESCINTWFSSRGSNRCEICQQVAGNVAVPESQASASYWVWRVGPAHRGRSIGQGRERGCFGPLWVAFSILIGGLLLDVLISITLGVSALPVNIIIGVIVVLGLGTALRLAFEFCNEWSLRRVVHRVEANASMGYHPAL, via the exons atgaaagaaaatgttGTTCCAAACCCAGAGGCAGGATCACAAGAAACTAGTGTGGCCCTAGGAGCTGACGCTGCCGGTAATTCATGTCATGTTGAAAAGCAGAGCTtggatgaaaaaagaaaccatGCCTCATCGGAGCATTTAGCCGTCCCAGAAGAAACCCCGCTTACCATTTTGGTTTCTCATCATCCTGAGTCGTTGCATCAGCACGGTGATCGGATTGCAAATCCAGCCCCTGAGACTGAGCTCAACCAGAACGCCTATCTGGGTAAGGACTCTCCTAAGAAGCCTGACTTATCCAGGGATCCTAGTTCTCATGAACAATGCAG AGTATGTCAGCAGGAGAAGGACGACACTTTGATAGACTTAGGATGCCACTGTCGAGGTGGACTTGCAAAAGCACATGAATCCTGCATAAACACCTGGTTTAGCAGTAGAGGATCAAACAGATGCGAGATTTGCCA GCAAGTAGCTGGAAATGTTGCAGTTCCAGAATCCCAGGCAAGT GCAAGTTATTGGGTATGGAGAGTAGGCCCTGCTCATAGAGGAAGAAGTATTGGACAAGGACGTGAAAGG GGTTGTTTTGGTCCTCTTTGGGTGGCTTTCTCAATTCTGATTGGCGGTCTTCTGTTGGATGTGCTTATATCAATCACCCTCGGTGTCTCAGCACTCCCTGTAAATATTATTATTG GAGTAATCGTTGTTTTGGGGCTAGGAACTGCTCTTCGGCTTGCATTCGAGTTCTGCAACGAATGGAGTTTAAGAAGAGTAGTGCACAGGGTGGAAGCAAATGCCAGTATGGGGTATCATCCTGCATTGTAG
- the LOC113704152 gene encoding uncharacterized protein isoform X1, translated as MNRPKNPFKKWESVQLKTKIRFYLLTFDHRKIHVATAAQKGLGNMVCYPKNAFLEAYPMILRALGEPYLYSVESIQQWLQTITHISSSAFVKTEPAKSCRISNGQQWCYVLFCTNIEKQEIPDDMFESNRFQHGQTIVVQHGLARWNLEIRNRCFEGEWMTFCSDNYIAENDMIFLRNRGSFTYDIFTFGFDQRLVYTRWTLHLPMIPSKLSTSEGNLFSPLIRLFLSEKYTFSHALFSITGFANNQSDLKLITSSINRFFAHNLMALDTFYQIFSSEFKYSMKIPRYVTSRLHESRTPSIVLTSGIKIYNIGVTQNRFHQNWNTFVIDHDLREGEILFFMPQSRTSLAVLIFGTNGLEIMYPWHHRFHI; from the exons ATGAATCGACCAAAAAATCCTTTCAAAAAATGGGAATCAGTTCAGCTGAAGACGAAAATACGATTTTACCTCTTAACATTTGATCACAGAAAGATTCATGTAGCCACTGCTGCACAGAAAGGCTTGGGAAACATGGTATGCTATCCAAAAAATGCCTTCCTTGAAGCTTATCCTATGATTCTTCGTGCGCTAGGTGAACCATATTTGTATTCGGTTGAATCGATTCAACAGTGGTTACAAACTATCACCCACATCTCTTCATCAGCATTTGTAAAAACAG AACCAGCTAAGAGCTGTAGAATTTCCAATGGACAGCAATGGTGTTATGTACTATTTTGCACAAACATTGAAAAACAG GAAATACCCGATGATATGTTTGAATCCAACCGTTTTCAACATGGACAGACTATAGTTGTTCAGCATGGCTTGGCTCGGTGGAACTTAGAAATCAGAAACCGTTGTTTTGAAGGAGAATGGATGACTTTTTGCTCAGATAACTATATTGCCGAGAATGATATGATATTTTTAAGAAATAGAGGGAGTTTTACATATGACATATTTACTTTTGGGTTTGATCAGAGGCTTGTTTACACCCGCTGGACATTACACCTTCCAATGATCCCTTCTAAATTATCCACTTCAGAAGGAAACTTATTCAGTCCCCTAATACGTCTTTTCCTTTCAGAAAAATATACATTCTCACATGCTCTTTTTTCTATTACAGGTTTTGCTAATAATCAATCAGATTTGAAATTAATCACATCATCAATCAATCGCTTTTTTGCACACAATTTAATGGCGTTAGATACCTTCTATCAAATTTTTTCCTCCGAGTTCAAGTACTCCATG AAGATTCCCCGCTATGTAACTTCCAGATTACATGAATCCAGAACACCATCTATAGTCTTGACAAGTGGAATCAAGATTTACAACATTGGAGTGACACAAAATAGATTTCATCAAAACTGGAACACTTTCGTTATTGATCATGACCTTCGAGAGGGAGAAATCCTTTTCTTCATGCCGCAGTCACGCACTTCACTAGCTGTTTTGATCTTCGGAACAAATGGACTCGAAATCATGTATCCGTGGCATCATCGGTTCCACATTTAG
- the LOC113704150 gene encoding protein NTM1-like 9 isoform X2: MKKTLVFHRGRAPKGERTNWIMHEYRATEPDLDGTASGQAAYVLCRLFHKPDEKADSSKYDEVEPSGSSPNTVKSSPDDASSDLFQERLILDMQVRKQPAGIERWLTDKSDDVTSNSLLHVESCTSDVEDHLIEAAITEVYPTTGGHPMCHESRDGLDCKVFSPLVSQNHTEIGCPDSPFADDFGCNQKGMHFQDGTSEQDVSLTELLDVLQNYDAYPCKESTSEKFLYVGSRSMLPDQLHEGPAGNCNPRDWGAFGKAGEDMVIEQTRTCPRSFQSQAPIRDADSRLSNDGASHDHYADPVSLGGDHQEGTGIKIHRRQASNRPGCENLAKQGTAARRFRLQVDSAPIPIHDGKYSRAKSFSNEEQDERSVTTEDDEYSESSCTSNEPEGGSSSSESGTSARKFKAGLALTNKEADEKDKVKWKKFLLRPPGDSSGTGSLTVYGVSMYLVMVLFILFVFLWKCPNFFALHI; encoded by the exons ATGAAGAAGACTCTTGTTTTTCACAGGGGTCGTGCTCCTAAGGGTGAGCGTACCAATTGGATCATGCATGAATATCGTGCCACTGAACCGGATCTTGACGGAACTGCCTCTGGCCAG GCTGCCTATGTCCTCTGTCGGTTATTTCATAAGCCTGATGAGAAGGCTGACAGTTCTAAATATGATGAAGTTGAACCAAGTGGTTCTTCCCCAAACACAGTCAAGTCATCACCCGATGATGCATCATCAGATCTGTTTCAAGAACGATTAATCCTTGATATGCAGGTTCGCAAGCAACCAGCAGGTATTGAGAGGTGGCTGACAGATAAATCAGATGATGTGACCTCTAATAGTCTTCTGCATGTTGAAAGCTGCACGTCAGATGTTGAAGATCACTTAATAGAAGCAGCCATTACAGAG GTATATCCAACTACTGGAGGACATCCAATGTGTCATGAATCCAGAGATGGTCTCGATTGCAAGGTCTTCTCCCCATTAGTGTCTCAGAATCACACAGAGATAGGATGTCCTGATTCACCTTTTGCTGATGACTTTGGCTGCAATCAGAAGGGGATGCACTTTCAGGATGGCACCTCGGAACAGGATGTTTCTCTGACAGAACTATTGGATGTCCTTCAGAATTATGATGCATATCCTTGTAAGGAGTCAACAAGTGAGAAGTTTCTATATGTTGGTAGCAGAAGCATGTTACCTGACCAGCTACATGAAGGGCCGGCTGGAAACTGCAATCCCAGGGATTGGGGTGCATTTGGGAAGGCAGGCGAAGATATGGTCATAGAACAG ACTCGAACATGTCCAAGATCCTTCCAGTCTCAAGCACCAATTCGTGATGCAGACTCCAGACTGAGTAACGATGGTGCATCTCATGATCATTATGCCG ATCCTGTCAGTCTTGGTGGCGATCATCAGGAAGGAACTGGAATCAAGATTCATAGACGTCAGGCAAGCAATCGACCAGGTTGTGAAAACCTGGCCAAACAAGGCACAGCAGCAAGGAGATTCCGCCTACAGGTGGATTCTGCTCCAATCCCTATTCATGATGGGAAATACAGCAGGGCCAAGAGCTTTAGCAATGAAGAACAAGACGAACGCTCGGTTACAACTGAG GATGACGAGTATTCCGAATCTTCATGCACATCTAATGAGCCAGAGGGGGGAAGCAGTAGCAGTGAGAGTGGAACAAGTGCGCGAAAATTCAAAGCTGGACTTGCGTTGACAAATAAAGAAGCTGATGAGAAAGACAAAGTGAAATGGAAGAAATTTCTTCTGAGGCCACCGGGTGATAGCAGCGGAACCGGTTCTTTGACAGTTTATGGCGTGAGCATGTATCTTGTGATGGTCCTGTTTATATTGTTTGTTTTCCTATGGAAATGCCCTAATTTCTTTGCATTGCACATCTGA